A single Bos mutus isolate GX-2022 chromosome 16, NWIPB_WYAK_1.1, whole genome shotgun sequence DNA region contains:
- the TRAF3IP3 gene encoding TRAF3-interacting JNK-activating modulator isoform X2, with protein MIGPDPRPAPGLARWAESYEAKSERRQETRESRRCRPNVTTCRLVGKAPRTQQKEQLRRARQQQFFRRRNLEVEEKGEAQSPPAREPGPSRRTGQATDLKEPLSWANRISSPRQQVSGTSCEVFATQHHPPSGAWRDPAGHCPTQAGGLPPQASPTKKAPKHHRGTQTKAGETQSTIKNDASQQTNYGVAVLDKEIIQLSEYLKEALQRELILKQKMVILQDLLSTLIQASDSTWKGQLNEDKLKGKLRSLENQLYACTQKYSPWGMKKVLLEMEDQKNSYEQKAKESLQKVLEEKMSAEQQLQSTQRSLALAEQKCEEWKRQYEALKEDWRTLGTQHRELESQLHVLQSKLQGADSRDSQMNQALRLLESEHQELQARIECLQEDRDLCSSDTQHLQGLLQNQSLQLQKQEKLLTKKDQALPVRSPEPSHNEVEPEGPGKEQHLDFRDELQKKTLQLLAKEKECRELHSELDNLSDEYLSCLRKLQHCREELSQSQQPPPRRQCGRWLLMLMALAAIAVAVMLANKDSLMLW; from the exons ATGATCGGCCCAGACCCCAGGCCTGCCCCTGGCTTGGCCCGGTGGGCTGAGAGCTACGAGGCTAAGAGCGAGCGCCGGCAGGAGACCCGCGAGAGCCGCCGCTGCCGCCCCAACGTGACCACTTGCCGTCTCGTGGGGAAAGCCCCGAGGACCCAGCAGAAGGAACAGCTCCGGAGAGCGCGCCAGCAGCAGTTTTTCagacggaggaacctggaggTGGAGGAGAAAGGCGAGGCACAGAGCCCGCCAGCCAGGGAGCCAGGCCCCTCCAGGAGGACAGGCCAGGCCACTGACCTCAAGGAGCCCTTGTCTTGGGCCAACAGGATCTCTTCCCCCAGACAGCAG GTGTCAGGGACCAGTTGCGAGGTCTTTGCGACCCAGCACCATCCTCCTTCAGGCGCCTGGAGGGATCCAGCTGGCCACTGCCCCACCCAGGCTGGTGGCCTTCCACCACAGGCCTCTCCCACCAAGAAGGCACCCAAACACCACCGTG GCACTCAGACAAAGGCAGGAGAAACACAGTCAACAATCAAGAATGATGCCAGTCAGCAAACCAA ttATGGAGTTGCAGTTCTAGATAAG gaAATCATCCAGCTTTCTGAGTACCTCAAA GAGGCCCTACAAAGGGAGCTGattctaaaacagaaaatggTGATTCTCCAAGACCTGCTGTCTACCTTGATTCAGGCCTCTGACAGCACTTGGAAG GGCCAGCTTAATGAAGACAAATTGAAGGGCAAACTGAGATCCTTAGAAAACCAACTGTACGCCTGTACCCAG AAATATTCCCCCTGGGGAATGAAAAAGGTGCTATTAGAGATGGAAGACCAGAAAAACAGCTATGAGCAGAAGGCCAAggaatcactgcagaaggtgctggaggagaaaatgagtgCAGAACAGCAACTGCAGAGCACACAG CGGTCCCTGGCTCTAGCCGAGCAGAAGTGTGAAGAGTGGAAGAGACAGTACGAGGCTCTGAAGGAGGACTGGAGGACCCTGGGCACTCAGCACAGAGAGCTGGAGAGCCAGCTCCACGTGCTTCAGTCCAAACTGCAG gGAGCAGACAGCAGAGACTCACAGATGAACCAGGCCCTACGACTTCTGGAGAGCGAGCACCAAGAGCTGCAGGCCAGGATTGAATGCCTGCAGGAGGACAGAGACCTGTGCAGCTCGGACACCCAGCACCTACAAG GTCTGCTTCAGAATCAATCCTTGCAGCTTCAAAAACAGGAGAAACTCTTAACAAAGAAAG ATCAGGCTTTGCCTGTGAGGAGCCCAGAGCCCTCCCATAACGAAGTGGAGCCTGAGGGTCCAGGGAAGGAGCAACACTTGGATTTCAGAGACGAGCTCCAGAAGAAAACTCTGCAGCTCCTGGCCAAGGAAAAGGAG TGCAGAGAACTGCATTCGGAACTAGACAACCTCAGTGACGAGTACCTCTCCTGCCTGCGTAAGCTGCAGCACTGTCGAGAAGAGCTCAGTCAGAGCCAACAGCCGCCCCCCAGA
- the TRAF3IP3 gene encoding TRAF3-interacting JNK-activating modulator isoform X1, which yields MIGPDPRPAPGLARWAESYEAKSERRQETRESRRCRPNVTTCRLVGKAPRTQQKEQLRRARQQQFFRRRNLEVEEKGEAQSPPAREPGPSRRTGQATDLKEPLSWANRISSPRQQVSGTSCEVFATQHHPPSGAWRDPAGHCPTQAGGLPPQASPTKKAPKHHRGTQTKAGETQSTIKNDASQQTNYGVAVLDKEIIQLSEYLKEALQRELILKQKMVILQDLLSTLIQASDSTWKGQLNEDKLKGKLRSLENQLYACTQKYSPWGMKKVLLEMEDQKNSYEQKAKESLQKVLEEKMSAEQQLQSTQRSLALAEQKCEEWKRQYEALKEDWRTLGTQHRELESQLHVLQSKLQGADSRDSQMNQALRLLESEHQELQARIECLQEDRDLCSSDTQHLQDQLKRSEEEKLALVTKVQQLQSLLQNQSLQLQKQEKLLTKKDQALPVRSPEPSHNEVEPEGPGKEQHLDFRDELQKKTLQLLAKEKECRELHSELDNLSDEYLSCLRKLQHCREELSQSQQPPPRRQCGRWLLMLMALAAIAVAVMLANKDSLMLW from the exons ATGATCGGCCCAGACCCCAGGCCTGCCCCTGGCTTGGCCCGGTGGGCTGAGAGCTACGAGGCTAAGAGCGAGCGCCGGCAGGAGACCCGCGAGAGCCGCCGCTGCCGCCCCAACGTGACCACTTGCCGTCTCGTGGGGAAAGCCCCGAGGACCCAGCAGAAGGAACAGCTCCGGAGAGCGCGCCAGCAGCAGTTTTTCagacggaggaacctggaggTGGAGGAGAAAGGCGAGGCACAGAGCCCGCCAGCCAGGGAGCCAGGCCCCTCCAGGAGGACAGGCCAGGCCACTGACCTCAAGGAGCCCTTGTCTTGGGCCAACAGGATCTCTTCCCCCAGACAGCAG GTGTCAGGGACCAGTTGCGAGGTCTTTGCGACCCAGCACCATCCTCCTTCAGGCGCCTGGAGGGATCCAGCTGGCCACTGCCCCACCCAGGCTGGTGGCCTTCCACCACAGGCCTCTCCCACCAAGAAGGCACCCAAACACCACCGTG GCACTCAGACAAAGGCAGGAGAAACACAGTCAACAATCAAGAATGATGCCAGTCAGCAAACCAA ttATGGAGTTGCAGTTCTAGATAAG gaAATCATCCAGCTTTCTGAGTACCTCAAA GAGGCCCTACAAAGGGAGCTGattctaaaacagaaaatggTGATTCTCCAAGACCTGCTGTCTACCTTGATTCAGGCCTCTGACAGCACTTGGAAG GGCCAGCTTAATGAAGACAAATTGAAGGGCAAACTGAGATCCTTAGAAAACCAACTGTACGCCTGTACCCAG AAATATTCCCCCTGGGGAATGAAAAAGGTGCTATTAGAGATGGAAGACCAGAAAAACAGCTATGAGCAGAAGGCCAAggaatcactgcagaaggtgctggaggagaaaatgagtgCAGAACAGCAACTGCAGAGCACACAG CGGTCCCTGGCTCTAGCCGAGCAGAAGTGTGAAGAGTGGAAGAGACAGTACGAGGCTCTGAAGGAGGACTGGAGGACCCTGGGCACTCAGCACAGAGAGCTGGAGAGCCAGCTCCACGTGCTTCAGTCCAAACTGCAG gGAGCAGACAGCAGAGACTCACAGATGAACCAGGCCCTACGACTTCTGGAGAGCGAGCACCAAGAGCTGCAGGCCAGGATTGAATGCCTGCAGGAGGACAGAGACCTGTGCAGCTCGGACACCCAGCACCTACAAG ATCAACTAAAGAGGTCAGAGGAGGAGAAACTTGCCCTGGTGACCAAGGTACAGCAGCTGCAGA GTCTGCTTCAGAATCAATCCTTGCAGCTTCAAAAACAGGAGAAACTCTTAACAAAGAAAG ATCAGGCTTTGCCTGTGAGGAGCCCAGAGCCCTCCCATAACGAAGTGGAGCCTGAGGGTCCAGGGAAGGAGCAACACTTGGATTTCAGAGACGAGCTCCAGAAGAAAACTCTGCAGCTCCTGGCCAAGGAAAAGGAG TGCAGAGAACTGCATTCGGAACTAGACAACCTCAGTGACGAGTACCTCTCCTGCCTGCGTAAGCTGCAGCACTGTCGAGAAGAGCTCAGTCAGAGCCAACAGCCGCCCCCCAGA